A genomic stretch from Pomacea canaliculata isolate SZHN2017 linkage group LG2, ASM307304v1, whole genome shotgun sequence includes:
- the LOC112556576 gene encoding MICOS complex subunit Mic10-like, whose product MKIREKIRTKGKMAENVRSEDVLGQKWDRCVSDTVIKFASGLGLGIVFSVVFFRRRPWPVAFGAGVGIGMGYANCQHDFQSPYVQHGQKIKVAEGEKCKK is encoded by the exons ATACGAGAGAAGATCCGAACCAAGGGCAAGATGGCAGAGAACGTGAGGTCAGAGGACGTTCTTGGTCAGAAATGGGACCGTTGTGTTTCTGATACGGTGATCAAATTTG caAGCGGCCTCGGGCTTGGTATTGTGTTTTCGGTTGTCTTTTTTAGAC GACGGCCATGGCCTGTAGCTTTTGGGGCTGGAGTTGGAATAGGGATGGGCTATGCCAACTGCCAGCATGATTTCCAGAGCCCATATGTGCAACATGGACAAAAGATAAAG gtggCAGAAGGCGagaaatgcaagaaataa